The following DNA comes from Astatotilapia calliptera chromosome 6, fAstCal1.2, whole genome shotgun sequence.
GCATGGGGGTGGCCATGCTTACTAAGTTAATTATATCCcgttgacacacacacacatacaaaatgtGCTCATATATAGTAGTCAAATTATCCCATAAGGAAGTCACAATTTAAATGGGAGATTGCAGTGTTAAAAACTCTCCATATATTTGTGTTAGCTAATGTTACCATCTAATGCTAGCAAGCTTGTTTAGCAAGCTGTATTCATGTCCAGTTTAATGCAGATGTGCATATACTTGCTTATTATATGGcagcgatatggcagcctcgcttctgtcagtctgccccagggcagctgtggctacaaccgtagcttgcctccaccagtgtgtgaatgcgagagtgaatgaatagtggcattgtaaagcactttgggtgccttgaaaagcgctatataaatccaatccattattattattattattattattattattattattattagtaattAAATggctaataaaaaaaaggatttcaccccaaaaagaagcaaaaactggGTGGAAACAGACATTTTAATGACTCTAGTGAAATCTAGCAGACAACAATTGTTGTAGCTGCTTTTGAAGGAACAGATATCAATGAAAGAGGTTCAAAGAACGCCCAAACTCTAGGGTCCAGGTGGGTTATAAAGTAATCCACTCTATCCATTAGTGGTTTAGACACTCACCTAACACATGAAAGATCACCAGATTGAGACTGGGATTGGTTGCATCAGgtataaaaatctgccaaatcagaCATGCCACAGACACAGTGCATGTAAATATAAGGAAGTCACTGAGAGACGCTAGCTAGCTAGTTCAATAGCACCAACGTCTATTGTGGTATTAGTTTGAAGAGAAATCTTTTTTGGGAAATTGCTTTGAGCATAATTAATAACTTTAATCCAAAACATTTAAGAGCATGAATGGATCTGTGGTTAACTGTAGTCATCATTGCTATAATAATGCCAAATCTATACAGTTAGACTATACAAAACAAAGTCACATTATTACATCCTCACACAAAAatctttattgttgttttttgtttttttgttttgaaaaccATAACTTCCCCAACAGCTGATTTTGATATGGATCAGTAATAATACAGAAATACTTAAATATGAGATTACAAGTGTCTGCAAGTGTATTTTTTGGAGCGTGATCAAAACTCTGTACCAGACAGCCCTCCCATAAAACCTTCCCCAACACAAAGAAAGTAAAGGCAGAAGCAGGAGTCCTGTTAGAGAACAGCAACACAAAGAGCATGATATAACCTATGCCTTTAAACACGCCAGCTGTAACAGTCTGTCTGGCTTAGGAAAGGAACTCATTTGTTCTGTACATCGTCCCTGAGCGAATGGAGAACAAACTACACAGGCAGTCTGTACCTATAAACACTGACACATTACACAGCATACTGGATGTACTGACATTAATATGTGCCTTGTCACttttaatatacagtatatatacagAGATCCATATTCATAGCACAATTACGCCATGGTGTGGTAGGCGTGTTTGAgattcataacacacacacacacacacacacacacacacacacacacacacacacacacacacacacacacacacacacacacacacacacacacacaaccccgtCCAGCgatcttagtgaggaccttcattgacataatgctttccccaGCCCCTTACgctaaccattaaaaatgaatgcctaaccctaaccctaaacctaaccataacctaattgtaaccctgacactaaaacattttgagcctcaaaaaggccttcaaaCTTGTGTGGACCGGGttgtgtcctcacaagtgactgtgGTTCTCACAAGAatagtagaatgcagatttcggtcctcacaaagatagctagacaggaacacacacacacacacacacacacatacggcAACACATATTTATGACATGACTCATGTACATGGTAAAGGTTATTAAGACGCAATAAAAGTATTCAAATGGGCTTTGAAAGGCTTAAAACTATAAAAGATGTACAGATTGAGTTAGCACCATTTGTGTTAAGgtacaaacaaatacaatacgATTATATTCTGATAACAAACGGTTACATAGATCACTTTTGCAAACAAGTTTGGCAGGTTATTTTCATCTTAATCAAAAGAATTCCTTTTCTGAGACTAAAGGTTCAAGGCAACGTCATAAATGACTACCTTTACAGAATACAAGGACGGGCACATTTCTTTCTGTAAGAGCAGAATATTCCTTCCAGATTTTAAGcattatatttttcaaaaaccaaACTCTTCAAATATTGCTACAAAATTGTGGCAACCACAATCattaaaagtcatttttctctctcacccATTGAAATACTGGTGTTTTTCTATCACAGAGGGATGTAAGAAAAGCAACTCTAAATTCGGACCTTTCATTGCTGCCGCTGCCAAAAACAGTCCTGGCGAGAAAATACCCTTTTCTCATCAACTGTAAACATCTAATGTGTACCATCAAGTTTATTGTTGGATACACTCCTGACCTCATACTGGAGTGGTTCTCCTGTTTCCTCCATCCTTGACATCTTTCTGGAAGCAGTTGTGGACTTGTAAAAACCTGGAGTCCCGCTCTGGGCTGTAGGGCCTTGCAGTACCACTTCCACCCTTCAAAGGGTCCCTGCTCAGGGAATAAAGGGATATACCGCCCACTGGCAAATTCAGCCCCAGCCCTGGTCCCCCCCCAATTCCTCCGCCAATCTTCATTCCCACTGGGGAGGGCTCACGGGATGGGTCACTTGACCTGGAACTGGAACGCGATCGCCTCCGCCTGTAGCGGTAACTTGGTATGCGAGAGTACGGCGAAGAGGATGAGGTGCTTTTGATGAAGTCACGTTTGGATCGGGAGCGcgtctctttgtttttctcaataTAAATGTTGACTGCAAGAACGCCCACTGACTCTGCTACAATGAAGGAGAGGGCACCGAAGTAGAAAGACCAACCATAGCTGTACTGGTTCTTCTTGTCCTCGTCTTTCTTGTCACTCGGGTCGCCGGCATTGCTGGAGATGTAGACGATGATGCCAATGATATTGCTCAGGCCTGAAGAGAGGATAAATGAGAGAAGGAATGCTGTTGTAGGAAAGGTCAAAACTGAGACTCTACATGTAAAGAAAATCAGTGTTTTTGCCATTGTCCTTTTGTGAGTGTGAGAAAGGTGCACTCTAATGACTTAAGGCATTTTTTAAGTGCACTGTATCTCAGAATAAAACCTGaccttttccttctttcactCTCTTGCACTACACACGATCTATTTGTTGTCACCCTGGTT
Coding sequences within:
- the LOC113023941 gene encoding voltage-dependent calcium channel gamma-4 subunit translates to MAWCDRGVQTLLAIVGAFVAFSLMTIAIGTDYWLYSRAYICNATNATTDETQMQTKKVKGDLTHSGLWRICCIEGINKGSCFRINHFPEDNDYDTDSSEYILRIVRASSLFPILSTILLMLGGLCVGIGRIYSSKNNILLSAGILFVAAGLSNIIGIIVYISSNAGDPSDKKDEDKKNQYSYGWSFYFGALSFIVAESVGVLAVNIYIEKNKETRSRSKRDFIKSTSSSSPYSRIPSYRYRRRRSRSSSRSSDPSREPSPVGMKIGGGIGGGPGLGLNLPVGGISLYSLSRDPLKGGSGTARPYSPERDSRFLQVHNCFQKDVKDGGNRRTTPV